Proteins encoded within one genomic window of Candidatus Syntrophocurvum alkaliphilum:
- the thrC gene encoding threonine synthase, with protein sequence MKYQSSRGKYSGITSAQAIKMGISPDGGLFVPDFIPSLNLENIEELSQLTYQERANYIFANYLTDFTNDEIEHCVNSAYNTHNFDDERIAPIIQLNNTTYIQELWHGPTCAFKDMALQILPYFLSVSRQKTGEKSDIVILVATSGDTGKAALEGFKDVEGTKIIVFFPEDGVSEVQKQQMITQEGNNVFVSAVKGNFDDAQSGVKNMFSNMQVAEILNKNNKKLSSANSINWGRLLPQIVYYISAYIDLRTQGNIAKGEKINFVVPTGNFGNILAGFYAMKMGVPINKLICAANANNVLTEFINTGTYNKNRNFEKTLSPSMDILISSNLERLLYELTNHDSIKVSKWMEELKDSGIYKIDEQIHDKIKQIFWSDYSTDQETLDTIKECWEKDHYLLDTHTAVAKDVYEKYTKETKDATKTVIISTASPYKFGSSVAKAVLDKEVINNKNEFEILNILKEKTNIKIPEGLKNLDKREIRHTWVSTRDELEKTVLNFLNIKDK encoded by the coding sequence GTGAAATATCAAAGCAGTAGAGGAAAATATTCTGGCATAACATCTGCCCAAGCAATAAAAATGGGTATATCTCCTGATGGTGGTTTGTTTGTACCAGATTTTATACCATCACTTAACTTAGAAAATATAGAAGAGCTATCTCAACTAACCTATCAAGAAAGAGCCAATTATATATTTGCAAATTACTTAACAGATTTCACCAATGACGAAATAGAGCATTGTGTTAACTCAGCCTATAACACCCATAACTTTGATGATGAAAGAATAGCACCTATAATACAGCTAAACAATACTACATATATACAAGAACTTTGGCATGGTCCTACCTGTGCCTTTAAAGATATGGCATTACAAATACTACCATATTTTTTATCAGTAAGCAGACAAAAAACAGGTGAGAAAAGTGATATAGTTATACTGGTAGCTACCTCAGGTGATACAGGTAAAGCTGCTTTAGAAGGTTTTAAAGATGTAGAAGGTACCAAAATAATAGTGTTTTTCCCAGAAGATGGAGTTAGTGAAGTCCAAAAACAACAAATGATTACCCAAGAAGGTAATAATGTATTTGTATCTGCGGTAAAAGGTAACTTTGATGATGCTCAAAGTGGAGTTAAAAATATGTTTAGTAATATGCAAGTAGCGGAAATATTAAATAAAAATAATAAAAAATTATCTTCGGCTAATTCAATTAATTGGGGGAGACTCTTACCTCAGATAGTTTACTACATCAGTGCTTACATAGATTTAAGAACCCAAGGTAATATTGCAAAAGGAGAAAAAATAAACTTTGTTGTTCCAACTGGTAACTTTGGTAATATACTAGCCGGTTTTTATGCTATGAAAATGGGAGTACCAATAAATAAGCTAATATGTGCAGCAAATGCTAATAATGTTTTAACCGAATTTATTAATACTGGAACATACAATAAAAATCGTAATTTTGAAAAAACCCTATCACCATCAATGGATATTCTAATTTCATCTAATTTAGAAAGATTACTTTACGAACTAACAAATCATGATTCCATCAAAGTTAGTAAATGGATGGAAGAATTAAAGGATTCGGGTATCTATAAAATAGATGAACAAATTCATGATAAAATAAAACAAATATTTTGGTCAGACTATAGTACAGATCAAGAAACCTTAGATACCATAAAAGAATGTTGGGAAAAAGACCACTACTTATTAGATACCCATACGGCTGTTGCTAAAGATGTTTATGAAAAATACACTAAAGAAACAAAAGATGCAACTAAGACAGTAATTATCTCTACAGCTAGTCCATACAAATTTGGAAGTAGTGTAGCTAAGGCTGTACTAGATAAGGAAGTTATAAATAACAAAAATGAATTTGAAATACTAAATATACTTAAAGAAAAAACCAATATAAAAATACCAGAAGGACTTAAAAATTTAGATAAACGTGAAATACGACATACATGGGTAAGCACCAGAGATGAACTTGAAAAAACAGTACTTAATTTCTTAAATATAAAGGATAAATAA
- a CDS encoding DUF2726 domain-containing protein encodes MIQLIGLLLVIVITKLVWDYVKEREGKPKVKPSKPNQGKVIDVGDRWSNKNNMPYRMQNHLITGKDLGLYQLFSELLKDSKYAAFPRVRLAEVITVPMTANNAEEYYNRIRDKTLDLVIFELPDLTPQVVISIEVSEDKRRGAGDSFSKKAIESCGLGYFSIDINSPQDIEKLKAELIELGLEL; translated from the coding sequence ATGATTCAGCTGATTGGGTTGCTTTTAGTTATAGTCATCACTAAACTTGTTTGGGATTATGTAAAGGAAAGAGAAGGCAAACCTAAGGTTAAACCTTCTAAGCCAAATCAAGGTAAGGTTATAGATGTTGGTGATAGATGGAGTAATAAGAACAATATGCCTTATAGAATGCAAAATCATTTGATAACAGGCAAAGACCTCGGATTATATCAATTATTTTCAGAACTGCTAAAGGATAGTAAATATGCTGCTTTTCCTAGAGTGCGCTTAGCAGAAGTAATAACTGTTCCTATGACTGCTAATAATGCCGAAGAATATTATAATCGAATTAGGGATAAGACTTTAGATTTAGTGATTTTTGAACTTCCTGATTTAACACCTCAAGTAGTAATAAGTATAGAAGTTAGTGAAGATAAAAGACGTGGGGCTGGAGATAGCTTTTCTAAGAAAGCTATTGAATCGTGTGGGCTAGGTTATTTCTCCATTGATATTAATTCACCACAAGATATTGAAAAGTTAAAAGCAGAATTAATAGAATTAGGATTGGAATTATAA